Sequence from the Flavobacterium sp. TR2 genome:
CGGGAGTCGTTTTGAAAGTGTAAAAAACATTTCGGGTTTCTCCTGGATTCGCATCATCAAATTCTAAGATAGAGACATTGTGATACGTTTTATTGGCATCTAAAAGAGAAGCATCCAAATCTTCTTCTGTTGTGGTATTCCTGTACTTTTTGGTTTTGAAATTTCCTTCGGCGGAAGCCAAAAAAGTATTCGAATCGTTAAGATCATCAACAGAAGCGACTAAATTTTCTTTCACTTCGCGCTCGCCTGCATACGTTCTGAAATCGCTTAATTCGAAATTATTGTGTTTGAATTGCTTTTCATTATAAAACAAATAAAGCTTGCCGCTAGAAACATAATTTTCAAGATTCTGATAACTTACTACAACTACCATTTCCTGTTCTGGAATTGGGTCACAGTTTTTTATCATTGCAAAACCGTTTTGATCGGCGATAGAAGCAATGTCTTTATAATTGGTGTCTGTAATATCGTTTACAGCCACTTTCTTCGGACGCGTTGCGGGAGGTTTTCCGTTATCGTAATTGTTTGTTACAGCAAGTCTGGCAGTATAAGTGCCTTTGTTTTTATAAACGTGTTTAGGTTCGGCTTCTTTGCTGTAATGCCCGTCTCCCAGTTCCCATAAATAAGAATAACTTGGCTTTGGCGCACCCGCAATCGGAATCAAAGGCGGCGTTTCGGGTTTAAAGCTAACCTGATTCCCGTTTTGAATAAAACCTATATTGGCTCTTCGTGTTATGGTGTCTTTCACTTTGGTTTGCCCTATTGAGAAAATAGAAAATAAAATAAAGAAAATAGACAGTTGTGGTTTCATAACTAGATAGTTTTGAGGTTTAAAAATTTCTGAATGAAATCTCAAACAAGATTAAATGTAAAAAAAAGTGATGAGCAAATCACCACTTTTTCTCAAAAAAAGCATTTGTAGGTTATTGTATGGCATTTATTGCCGCAACCAGCTGAGCTTCTGTACCGACTGTTGTTTCGGATAAATTGAATTGGTAAACTGCATTTGCAGAGATGGTCACTCCTTTTATGGCATATCGCCAGTTGCCATTATCTTCAGTTGCAAAAATGATATGGCACGCTAATCCAATTGGAATTTGCCCGTAATGTTCGCTAAACAATCCCTCAGCGGTAAAAGTATCGAGTTTGGCAAGTGCGTTTGTTCCTTCTCCATCATAAGAAAGATAAACCGCACTGTTTGTATTATTGTAACCGTCAGGAACATCAACCAAAAGAGTTGTTTTTGGTCTTGGGTCGCTGTAAAAACGGTCAACGTTTGTCCATCCAAAATTCCCGAAAGTAACATAATAATTGTTTCCTTCGCCTTGCACACCGCCTTTTCCGCCAGTTCCGTCAGCATTTGCTTTTGCTTCTCTCCAAGCCAATTCGCCATCTTCATCAATAACTCCAGTCCATAAAGTCATTAAATTATCAAAACCATTTGTCAATGCAGTCGGAACAATCATGTTCATAGTGCAAGAAGTTTTTAATTCGACTCCCCCCTGAGTTGCTTTGATGAAGAATTCTCCTCCGGAAATTAAAAGATTTTTCTTTCCGTCTGCTGTAATTCCCATAGTTGGTTTGTTGGTTACGAGCATATTTCCTTTGTCAAAAAGTTCGATGTATTCGATATCGACTTGTCCTGTTACCGGATTTCCGTTTTTGGTTAAACAATCTCCGTTAATGTAAAGCTTTACGCCCTTTGCTGAAGTCAAGGTAACAACGCCGTTCCCTGCGTTTATGGTAAAATTTTGCGTATTTCTTTTTACTCCTTTTTCGCTGATGCTTTTAAACGCGCCCGAAGTAGGAGGCGAAATTTTAATATCTTCTCCGTCGCTATTGTCGCAGCTTGCAAATGCTGTCATTGCTAGTATTAAAAGTCCGATCTTTTTAAAATTTGTTTTCATAATTTCTAGTTTTTATAAATCTGGCTTGATTGTTTTCAAGTGGTTTTTCAGATTTGGTTAATTAATTTTAATGTTAAATCAATTCGGGTTTTATTTTGTTACCCCTCTTTCAGAAAATATTTTTCTAAAGGTTTTTATATCGTTATATCAATTGGTTTGGAAATTTGTTACCCCAGTTTTATTTTTTAAACGGAAATGCATTTGTCTTCAAACAGATTTCCGTCTTCGTCTACAGCAACCAAAATGTCTTTTTTGCGGGAAAATTTAATAAAGAGATAAATCCAGATCATGAGCCAGAAGCCAAAAGTGAGCACGCTCAGGAAGAGATGAAAAGTATGATTTATGGTTTTCTTTTCTTTGGACAAAACCACATAAGGCAGTTTCTCATTCTGTTCTGTAATTACAAAACCGCTGCGTGTTTTGGCGGCAATTATTTCATAAAACCGATCTAGGTTTTTTTCATCTATAAATTGATAACTTTCCATTTCTTTTAATTTTTTAAAGGTTTTTAAAAGACTTTTATTTCGATATATACAATTGACTGTAATATTGTTACCTCTTATTTTTGAAAATTTTTAAGATTCTTTTTTTTAAATTAGCTGTAAAATGTTTTTTTATGGATCAAAATAAAATTCATCCTGACCAAAAATATATTGACGGACTTGCAGCAAATGATTCTGTAATTATCGAAATGATATATAAAAAATTTGCGCCCAAAGTAGTCTTGTTTATCACCAATAATTCAGGAGATAAAGATCAGGCGCAAGATGTGATTCAGGAAGTCATGATTTTGCTTTTTAATCAGGCGAAAGCTAAAAAATTGCAGCTGACTTGTCCGTTTGACGCCTATTTTTTCCTGCTCTGCAAAAGGCGCTGGCTGAATGAATTGAAAAATTCTGCTAATAAAGGGGTAACAATTTATGAGAATGTGGTATCTATCAATGAATCTGCACACGAACTGGTTGCACAGGCAGAAGAATTTGATGAAAAACAGAAGCTTTTCGAAACGATGTTCCAAAAACTGGGAGAGAAATGCCAAGAAGTTTTAAAACTCAGCTTTTCTCTAAAATCAATGGAAGAAGTTGCCCAAAAACTCGATGTGACGTACGGTTATGTCCGTAAAAAGAAATCATTGTGCGTTGGACAGTTAACTCAATGGATTCAGGAAGCAAAAAAATTTAACTCTTTAAAAAACAATTAATCATGAACGAAGAACGCTATATATTATTTGACCAATATCTTCAAGGCGAACTGACCGTTGATGAAAAAAACAATTTTGAGAAGCAATTATCCGAAGATGCCGAATTGGCTTCGGAATTTGAAAGTTTCAAAGAAATGCATTTTCAGTTGGAGAATAAATTCGGACAAGTAGAGGAAAGAGAAATCTTTAAAGAAAACCTGACTCGAATTTCAGATAAATATTTCAATAAAAACGCTAACAAAGTGGTTTCGCTTAAACCGTGGTATTTTGCTGCAGCAGCATCGGCCGTTATTATGTTCGGATTGTTTTTCTTTGATTATAAACATTATCCAAACTTTGAAGATTATAACCATCCTGAAAGCGCTTATTTTACAGAAAGAGGCGTGTCTGAAGCCATTTTAAAGCAAGCAGAGAATAATTTTAACGGAAAAAGATACGAAACAGCTATTCCGATTTTCGAAATGATTTTAAAAGAAAACAATTCAGACGAAATCAAATATTTCTACGCAGTTTCATTATTGCAGGTAAGCAAATATGTGAAAGCAGAAACTATTTTTAAAGAATTAGAAGCAGGAAATTCTGTGTACAAAGAAAAAGCAAAATGGAATTTGGCTTTATCTAAGCTAAAACAAGGAAAATATGACGACTGTAAAGCCATTTTACAGACTATTTCGCAAGATTATGAAGATTATGATGAAGTAGAACAGCTCTTGGAAGAATTGGACTAAATCCTAATTATTAAGAAAAATTTTATCTCTTTACGGGAAACCTCAATCGAATTTGGAATTTTAATTCTAAATTCGATTTTCTTTTTAAAAGAATTGGCCCAAAAACATTTTGAACTAACCACTAAAACCAAATGAAAAGAGTTGCGCTTATTTTTCTTCTTGTTTTTTCTCAAGCCATTTTTGCGTTAGATAAGATTTCTCAAACCGAAAAATTGGCAGCAACTTGCAAAGTATGGGGATTCTTAAAATATTATCATCCAAATGTGGCCGGCGGAGAATTAGATTGGGACAGCCAGCTTTTGGAGAAATTGCCTAAAATAGAAAAAGCGCAAACGAAAGAAGAGTTTTCATTAATCTTAGAAAATTGGATTGATGATTTGGGGCCAGTAAAAGAAATCGCGCCGATTGTTACGCCGAAAGACGTTAAACTTTTTGATAAGAATTTTGATTTAAGCTGGTTTAATAATAAACTGTTTTCTAAAAAACTTTCTAAAAAATTAAAATTTATTGAAGAAAATAGGTTTCAAAGCACCGAGGAATTTGGACCCAGTTTTGACGGTTTTAAAAATTTGAAAAATTATTTTAATCTAGATTACACAGACAAAAATGCAAAGCTTTTAATGCTGTATGCATACTGGAATGTAGTGGAATATTATTTTCCGTACAAATACATAATGGATCAGAAATGGGACGAAACTTTAAATGAAGTGATTCCTTCTGTTGTTCAGTCTAATACTCCAGAAGATTTTTTTAAAGTATTAAGAAAAACAGCGGCAAAACTAGATGATAGCCATGTTGAGTTTCATATATATCCGTCTGCAGCAACAGAAAAAAAGAACTATTATTTTTTTCCGGCAACAGGCAGAATAATAGAAGAAAAACTTGTAATCACAGAGATTTTAGGAGACAGTCTTGCTGAGGCAGATGGCATTAAAATTGGGACAGTGATCACTAAAATAAATGATAAGAGCATCAAAGAACTTATAGAAGAGAAAAGAGAAATGATTGCTGCTTCAAATGAAGTTTCTTTTCTGGATAAAGTTGTTGGCACCATCCTGTTAAGCGAATCTGAAAAGGTTAAAGTAGAATTTTTGAAAGACGGAAAATACGAAACAAAATCTATGGTTTGGTTTAACTACCATGATTCACATCGAAATGAGTATAAAAAAGGAGCTCAGAAAAAGAAAGAAAAGTTTAAGCTTCTCGAAAACAATATCGGCTATGTTAATATGGGGGTAATAAAACCTAAAAATGTTGCAGATATGGCCGAAGCGCTTAAAAATACAAAAGCAATTGTTTTTGATATGAGAAATTATCCGCTAGGCACTTACAAGGATATTTCAAATTTTCTAAATGCTAAGGAAGAGAAATTTGTGATTTATACGTATCCCTATTTAAATTATCCAGGCAAGTTTTATTGGACGGATGGAAGAAATGCAGGATTTGACAATAAAGACCATTATAAAGGAAAAACGATTGTATTATTGGATGAGAATTCGATAAGCCAGTCAGAATGGACAGCAATGTGTTTTCAAACAGCAGGAAATACCACAATAATAGGAAGCCAGACCGCAGGAGCTGATGGCAATGTATTTGAATTTGATTTTAGCGGATTTCATACGGGCTTTTCGGGTATTGGAGTTTATTACCCAGATGGAAGAGAAACCCAGCGTGTAGGAATTGTACCCGATATTGTAGTGAAACCAACAATTTTAGGGGTTCAACAAGGCAAAGACGAAGTTTTGGAACGCGCTTTGCTATATATAGAAACAGGAAAATAACCCTGTATATCGTACTGAAGAACGAGGGATCGCACTAGCTGATCGAGAGAAAAAATGGGGGTTTTCTCCTCGAAGCTTCTTGTGAGATCCTTTGTTCATCAGAATGATAAAAAAATAGGTTATTATTATTCAAACCTTTGTCAAAGTTTTAAACTCTGACAAAGGTTTTTTTGTCATCCTGAGCGAAGTCGAAGGATCGTGTTGAGAGTCGACAAAAGATTAGCGATTGGTTGATAGACTTCTCCCGAAGTTTCGGGACGCTCAGCCCGACAAAACGGGAGTGAAAATCCGCTCACATCCGCGTTTTCACAAAGTGAATCCGTTTCATCCGCGTACCTCAATCGCGCAGAATTGCTATTCTTTTAATATTGTCGTAATTTTGGCACTTTAAAATTACAGCCTTGAATTCAACACCCATTATTACTGATACCCACACGCACTTATATTCTGAAGAATTTGATCAGGATCGTGACGAAATGATTCAGCGCGCTATAGATGCTGGAATAACTCGTTTCTTTATTCCTGCAATCGATGCTGCAGCTACACAATCGATGTATGATTTAGAGAAAAACTATCCTGAAAATATATTTCTAATGATGGGTTTGCATCCCACTTACGTGAAAGATAATTATCTGGAAGAATTGCAGCACGTAGAAAATGAATTGTCTAAAAGAAAATTCTATGCTGTAGGCGAGATTGGAATTGATTTGTATTGGGATAAAACGCATTTAAAAGAACAGCAGATTGCTTTTAAGAAACAGATTCAGCTGGCAAAACAGTACAAATTGCCCATCGTAATTCATTGCAGAGAAGCTTTTGATGAAATCTTTGAAGTCTTAGAAGAAGAAAAATCTGAAGATTTGTTTGGGATTTTTCATTGTTTTTCCGGAACTTTAGAACAAGCAAAACAGGCAATTTCTTACAATATGAAGTTGGGAATTGGAGGTGTCGTGACTTTTAAAAACGGAAAAATAGATCAATTTTTGAATCAAATCGATCTGAAACATATCGTTCTTGAGACAGATTCTCCATATTTAGCGCCAATTCCGTATAGAGGAAAAAGAAATGAAAGCAGCTATTTAATCAACGTTATAGCTAAATTAAGCGATGTATATGGTGTTTCTGCAGAAGAAATTGCAGCAATTACAACCCAAAACTCTAAGGATGTTTTTGGGATTTAACCTGAGCCTTACAAAACTTTAATTTTTTTTTTGTTCTTTTGCCCACTTTAAACAATTATAAATAATGCAGAGATTTGATGCCATTCGACCGTTTTATGATTCCGAAATAAATGAAGCACTTCATGCGGTGGTCAATCATCCTATGATGAAAACCATGATGAACTTTACTTTTCCGGATGTGGAAGATGAGGTTTGGAAGGAACAATTAAAGAAAACACACTCTATACGAGATTTTCAGTGCAATTTTATTTATAACACGATTCAAAAAGTTTTAGAAAAAAGCTCTGAAGGATTAACGACTTCAGGTTTTGAAAAACTAGAACCAAACACTTCTTATCTATTTATCTCAAATCATAGAGATATTCTTCTGGATACGACATTGCTTAACGTTTGCTTATTTGAGCATGGTTTAGTAATG
This genomic interval carries:
- a CDS encoding RNA polymerase sigma factor, whose amino-acid sequence is MDQNKIHPDQKYIDGLAANDSVIIEMIYKKFAPKVVLFITNNSGDKDQAQDVIQEVMILLFNQAKAKKLQLTCPFDAYFFLLCKRRWLNELKNSANKGVTIYENVVSINESAHELVAQAEEFDEKQKLFETMFQKLGEKCQEVLKLSFSLKSMEEVAQKLDVTYGYVRKKKSLCVGQLTQWIQEAKKFNSLKNN
- a CDS encoding tol-pal system YbgF family protein, yielding MNEERYILFDQYLQGELTVDEKNNFEKQLSEDAELASEFESFKEMHFQLENKFGQVEEREIFKENLTRISDKYFNKNANKVVSLKPWYFAAAASAVIMFGLFFFDYKHYPNFEDYNHPESAYFTERGVSEAILKQAENNFNGKRYETAIPIFEMILKENNSDEIKYFYAVSLLQVSKYVKAETIFKELEAGNSVYKEKAKWNLALSKLKQGKYDDCKAILQTISQDYEDYDEVEQLLEELD
- a CDS encoding TatD family hydrolase, with the translated sequence MNSTPIITDTHTHLYSEEFDQDRDEMIQRAIDAGITRFFIPAIDAAATQSMYDLEKNYPENIFLMMGLHPTYVKDNYLEELQHVENELSKRKFYAVGEIGIDLYWDKTHLKEQQIAFKKQIQLAKQYKLPIVIHCREAFDEIFEVLEEEKSEDLFGIFHCFSGTLEQAKQAISYNMKLGIGGVVTFKNGKIDQFLNQIDLKHIVLETDSPYLAPIPYRGKRNESSYLINVIAKLSDVYGVSAEEIAAITTQNSKDVFGI
- a CDS encoding S41 family peptidase; protein product: MKRVALIFLLVFSQAIFALDKISQTEKLAATCKVWGFLKYYHPNVAGGELDWDSQLLEKLPKIEKAQTKEEFSLILENWIDDLGPVKEIAPIVTPKDVKLFDKNFDLSWFNNKLFSKKLSKKLKFIEENRFQSTEEFGPSFDGFKNLKNYFNLDYTDKNAKLLMLYAYWNVVEYYFPYKYIMDQKWDETLNEVIPSVVQSNTPEDFFKVLRKTAAKLDDSHVEFHIYPSAATEKKNYYFFPATGRIIEEKLVITEILGDSLAEADGIKIGTVITKINDKSIKELIEEKREMIAASNEVSFLDKVVGTILLSESEKVKVEFLKDGKYETKSMVWFNYHDSHRNEYKKGAQKKKEKFKLLENNIGYVNMGVIKPKNVADMAEALKNTKAIVFDMRNYPLGTYKDISNFLNAKEEKFVIYTYPYLNYPGKFYWTDGRNAGFDNKDHYKGKTIVLLDENSISQSEWTAMCFQTAGNTTIIGSQTAGADGNVFEFDFSGFHTGFSGIGVYYPDGRETQRVGIVPDIVVKPTILGVQQGKDEVLERALLYIETGK